DNA sequence from the Phycisphaerae bacterium genome:
CCAGATCAGCCCCGGCTCTCCCACGCCGCGTTGAGCACAGCCAGTTCTGCCCTCAGCCGGTCCGACTCCGCCCTCAACGCACGGGCCCGCTCTGCGTCACGGTAGATGGCCGGGTCGGCGAACTGCTGCTCGAGCTCGCTTAAGGCCGTCTCCTTTTCGATGATCTCCTCTTCGATGCGATCGATGGACCACGAGGCGTACGGCGAATCGTCCTCGACGACCTCGCCGGACGGCAGTCGCTTGGTGCGAGTCTTGGTTGTACGCCGGGCCTGCTTGCGGGCCTCGTCCAGTTCCGCTCGCCGGCGGGCTTCCTGCTCCGCCTGTCGATTGGCGTAGGTGCTCCAGTTGCCGGTCATGGTCTCGTACTTGGCCCGCTCGGGCAGGACCAGCAGCTTGTTGACCACGCGATCGAGGAAGTACCGGTCGTGGCTCACCAGCAGTACCGCACCCGGATATGAAATCAGGGCGTCCTCCAACACTTCCTTGGCCGGAATATCCAGATGGTTGGTCGGCTCGTCGAGGATCAGCACCTGGGGATTGCTGTACATGAGCCGAGCGAGCATGACCCGGCTCTGCTCGCCGCCGGAGAGCGCACCCACCCGCTTGAACACGTCGTCGCCCTGGAACAGAAACCGGGCCAGGAACGAGCGGATCTGAGCCTGCTGGCTCTGCGAGGCCTTGGGTTCAATCTCCTCCATCACGGTGAGTTCCGGCCGAAGGTCCTCGTGCTCCTGGTCGTAGTAACCCACCTGCAGGTTCTCGAAGAGCCGCACTGTCCCCGCGTCCGGTTCGG
Encoded proteins:
- a CDS encoding ABC-F family ATP-binding cassette domain-containing protein, which produces ERMEREGTVLARRVASHRRLAIQFTPTQRAGDMVLRCEGVRKAYGDVVLFDDFNLEIYRGEKIGIVGPNGVGKTTLLRMAMHKTEPDAGTVRLFENLQVGYYDQEHEDLRPELTVMEEIEPKASQSQQAQIRSFLARFLFQGDDVFKRVGALSGGEQSRVMLARLMYSNPQVLILDEPTNHLDIPAKEVLEDALISYPGAVLLVSHDRYFLDRVVNKLLVLPERAKYETMTGNWSTYANRQAEQEARRRAELDEARKQARRTTKTRTKRLPSGEVVEDDSPYASWSIDRIEEEIIEKETALSELEQQFADPAIYRDAERARALRAESDRLRAELAVLNAAWESRG